In bacterium, one DNA window encodes the following:
- a CDS encoding HAMP domain-containing sensor histidine kinase, with amino-acid sequence YEVEKKARIELEELDKAKDQFILTTQHHLRTPLTIVKGFIELSLDEKITDRMRTYLQKANESTLRMTDLVNEFLNVSKQQNSSLNFNREAVNVATLLSELKSELVTELEKKHLAFNISFTPEASAAQVFVEKKSTRMAFFNLVDNAIKYTLSGSISIEGVITLHPIEKTKRLRIKIIDTGIGVSDKDLPKLFSRFFEQGEEAQLINTTGKGIGLAFSKNVINAYEGNISAESEGPGKGTTFIIELPVM; translated from the coding sequence TACGAAGTGGAAAAGAAAGCGAGAATCGAACTTGAAGAATTGGACAAAGCCAAAGACCAGTTTATCCTCACCACCCAGCACCACCTCCGCACTCCGCTCACAATTGTCAAAGGATTCATTGAACTGTCGTTGGATGAGAAAATCACGGACCGGATGCGGACGTACCTCCAGAAGGCAAACGAAAGCACATTGCGCATGACCGATCTTGTCAATGAATTTTTGAATGTTTCAAAACAACAAAACAGTAGCCTTAATTTCAACCGGGAGGCGGTGAACGTTGCCACCCTGTTGTCGGAACTTAAGTCGGAACTTGTGACCGAACTTGAGAAAAAACACCTTGCGTTCAATATTTCGTTTACGCCGGAGGCGTCTGCCGCCCAAGTGTTTGTGGAAAAGAAATCGACACGTATGGCATTTTTTAATCTTGTCGATAACGCCATAAAATATACCCTCTCGGGGTCAATTTCCATTGAAGGAGTAATCACCCTTCATCCCATTGAAAAGACAAAGCGCTTACGAATAAAAATTATTGATACGGGAATCGGTGTTTCCGATAAAGACCTTCCGAAACTTTTTAGCCGTTTTTTTGAACAGGGCGAGGAAGCGCAACTTATAAATACAACAGGGAAGGGTATCGGGCTTGCTTTCTCAAAAAATGTCATTAATGCCTACGAAGGAAATATTTCGGCGGAGTCGGAAGGCCCGGGAAAAGGGACGACATTTATCATTGAATTGCCGGTAATGTAA